The following proteins come from a genomic window of Helicobacteraceae bacterium:
- a CDS encoding diguanylate cyclase → MVRTGKRGVRKEDLRFLYKLRTRFVILGLVVVAMVTIVVLAVLREDYRDIIDQSAKTSIERLSRSIFQTLFAVMSAGGSSQQVLKTLELAKNERYVDKLELFVSPSAAIDSPRSSLASFPEEIREAIATGVDRDIIFKDYDRKIRHLKPFKADETCITCHINAKAGSVLGVMDLTFSLAEYDKTSSASIEYIALVIFALTFSASLFFFAFSTKLIFAPIAELENATERLAKNAGDPDVRLGEWGKNEFGVIADHFNRFIEAVYEINRKLEREEAKMKRFLEEREEEIKRRTAQVHELNRELNHYLDIVDENVITSRTDTQGVITYVSAAFCRVSGFTKEELLGQPHNIVRHPDTPRELFADLWGTIKQDLTWSGELKNRKKDGGFFWVQTTVLPIFSETSVVKGYMAIRHDITLQKELAETLQKLNEATKQSHTDALTGIMNRLRINELLQMEIDRLERYDESLSVALLDIDHFKAVNDTYGHLVGDQTLKTLSNILVAKTRKTDLAARWGGEEFLVVLINTSEEWAARKMEQLRLAVETHEYGDAPKITVSVGVSSYKRGDTMETLIGRADVALYLAKAGGRNRVEVASNDKSKTIKADLAGESKSNDRS, encoded by the coding sequence ATGGTTCGGACAGGTAAGCGCGGCGTTAGAAAAGAAGACCTGCGTTTTCTTTACAAACTCCGAACGCGGTTTGTTATTTTGGGTCTCGTCGTCGTCGCTATGGTAACGATCGTCGTCCTCGCCGTATTAAGAGAGGATTATCGCGACATTATCGATCAGTCGGCGAAAACCTCCATCGAGCGTTTAAGCCGATCTATCTTTCAAACCCTATTTGCCGTTATGAGCGCAGGCGGCTCTTCGCAACAGGTGCTTAAAACCCTAGAGTTAGCCAAAAACGAACGCTATGTGGATAAACTTGAGCTGTTTGTTTCGCCTTCGGCGGCGATCGATTCGCCGCGATCAAGCCTTGCGAGTTTCCCCGAAGAGATTAGGGAGGCTATCGCTACGGGAGTCGATAGGGATATTATCTTTAAAGATTACGACAGAAAGATTCGCCATCTTAAACCGTTCAAAGCCGACGAAACTTGTATAACCTGCCATATCAACGCAAAAGCCGGCTCGGTGCTTGGCGTAATGGACCTCACCTTTTCGCTCGCGGAATACGACAAAACCTCTTCGGCTTCGATCGAGTATATCGCGTTGGTTATCTTTGCCTTAACGTTTTCGGCGAGTCTGTTTTTCTTTGCTTTTTCCACCAAGTTAATCTTCGCTCCGATCGCCGAGCTTGAAAACGCTACCGAGCGTCTTGCGAAAAACGCCGGCGATCCGGACGTGCGGCTTGGCGAGTGGGGTAAAAACGAGTTTGGCGTTATCGCCGATCACTTCAACCGTTTTATCGAGGCGGTTTACGAAATAAACCGCAAATTAGAACGCGAAGAAGCTAAGATGAAACGGTTTTTAGAAGAACGCGAAGAGGAGATTAAGCGGCGCACGGCGCAAGTTCACGAGCTTAACCGAGAGCTAAACCACTATTTAGACATAGTAGATGAAAACGTAATTACTTCGCGAACCGATACGCAGGGCGTTATCACTTACGTTTCCGCGGCGTTTTGCCGCGTGTCGGGATTTACCAAAGAGGAGCTGTTGGGACAACCGCATAATATCGTGCGCCACCCCGACACGCCAAGAGAGTTGTTTGCCGATCTGTGGGGAACGATCAAACAGGACTTGACTTGGAGCGGGGAGCTGAAAAACCGCAAAAAAGACGGCGGCTTCTTCTGGGTTCAGACTACGGTTCTGCCGATTTTTTCCGAAACGAGCGTCGTCAAGGGGTATATGGCGATCAGACACGACATAACCCTGCAAAAAGAGCTGGCGGAAACGCTACAAAAATTGAACGAAGCGACGAAACAATCGCACACGGACGCGCTGACGGGCATAATGAACCGCTTGCGCATTAACGAGTTGCTTCAAATGGAGATCGATCGTTTGGAAAGATACGACGAGAGTTTAAGCGTCGCGCTGTTAGACATCGATCATTTCAAAGCCGTAAACGACACATATGGGCATCTCGTGGGCGATCAGACGCTTAAAACCCTCTCGAACATTCTCGTCGCCAAAACCCGTAAAACCGACTTAGCGGCGCGCTGGGGCGGCGAAGAGTTTCTAGTAGTGCTGATAAATACTTCCGAAGAGTGGGCGGCGAGGAAGATGGAGCAGTTGCGACTCGCCGTCGAAACGCACGAATACGGCGACGCGCCTAAAATAACCGTAAGCGTCGGCGTTTCCTCTTATAAGCGCGGCGATACTATGGAGACCTTGATCGGGCGCGCGGACGTGGCTTTGTATCTCGCCAAAGCCGGCGGCAGAAATCGCGTGGAGGTCGCTTCAAACGACAAAAGCAAAACAATCAAAGCAGATTTGGCTGGGGAGTCGAAATCAAATGATCGATCTTAA
- the der gene encoding ribosome biogenesis GTPase Der, translating into MFRVAIIGRPNAGKSALFNRLIKSREAIESDAAGTTRDIKIARAVIGGFEVEIMDTGGLEDRGEIFALVRKKALEAAKNADLILFLVDGQLPPSDEDRRLFYESQKLNPSIVLVLNKIDNDALESRRYEYMSFGAKELYTISCSHKRGFDELGRRAGEIIRACGKAIAASVGDGALALGGEAIRAAIIGRPNVGKSALLNALVGFDRSVVSRVAGTTVDPVDERITIGDREIVFVDTAGVRKRSRIEGIERFAFDRTEKALAVADVALITLDASEEFSELDERIAGLADKHKTAAILVLNKYDIARAEYKILEKEVRDRFVFLSYAPIITLSALSKKRVNKLGDLIINVHENYSRRVPTARLNEIINEALSRHPLPSDRGKTVKIYYAAQHEVKPPKIALISNRPRSIHFSYLRYLTNKLRQNANFEGSPIIIETKSKRKEARLKQ; encoded by the coding sequence ATGTTTAGAGTAGCCATTATTGGTCGTCCGAACGCGGGAAAAAGCGCGTTGTTTAACCGTCTAATCAAAAGCCGAGAGGCGATCGAAAGCGACGCGGCTGGAACGACGAGGGATATAAAGATCGCCCGCGCCGTTATCGGCGGGTTTGAAGTTGAGATTATGGATACGGGCGGGCTGGAAGATCGCGGCGAAATCTTTGCGCTCGTTCGCAAAAAGGCGCTCGAGGCGGCAAAAAACGCCGATCTAATCCTCTTTTTGGTTGACGGGCAACTACCGCCAAGCGACGAGGATAGGCGACTTTTTTACGAATCGCAGAAGCTAAACCCTTCAATCGTCCTTGTATTAAATAAGATAGATAACGACGCGCTTGAAAGCCGTAGATACGAGTATATGAGTTTTGGGGCTAAAGAGCTATATACAATCTCCTGTTCGCACAAGCGGGGATTTGACGAGCTTGGAAGGCGCGCGGGAGAGATTATCCGCGCTTGCGGCAAGGCGATCGCCGCTTCGGTAGGCGACGGCGCGCTCGCGCTAGGAGGCGAAGCGATCAGAGCGGCGATTATCGGTCGCCCCAACGTAGGCAAAAGCGCGCTGTTAAACGCGCTTGTCGGCTTTGATCGCTCGGTAGTAAGCCGCGTCGCGGGGACGACGGTCGATCCAGTGGACGAGAGAATAACGATTGGCGATCGAGAGATTGTTTTTGTCGATACCGCCGGCGTTCGCAAGCGAAGCAGGATAGAGGGTATAGAGAGATTTGCCTTCGATCGCACCGAAAAGGCGCTCGCCGTCGCCGACGTGGCGCTTATAACGCTCGATGCGAGCGAAGAGTTTTCCGAGCTTGACGAGCGGATAGCGGGGCTGGCGGACAAGCACAAGACGGCGGCGATCCTTGTGCTGAACAAATACGATATTGCGCGCGCGGAGTATAAAATCCTAGAAAAAGAGGTTCGCGATCGCTTTGTTTTTCTAAGCTACGCGCCGATTATTACGTTAAGCGCGCTCTCTAAAAAGCGCGTGAATAAACTAGGCGATCTGATTATAAACGTCCATGAAAACTACTCGCGCCGCGTTCCAACGGCGCGGCTCAACGAGATTATCAACGAGGCGCTTAGCAGGCACCCGCTTCCAAGCGATCGCGGCAAAACGGTAAAAATCTACTACGCCGCGCAGCATGAAGTTAAACCGCCTAAAATCGCTCTGATCTCCAACCGCCCGCGGTCAATCCATTTTAGCTACTTGCGGTATTTAACAAATAAATTAAGGCAAAACGCTAATTTTGAAGGCTCTCCTATCATAATTGAGACAAAATCTAAGCGAAAAGAGGCGCGTTTAAAGCAGTAA
- a CDS encoding PAS domain S-box protein — MKQIGFFGKIRNRFILSFSVIVVILTTVIIGLLWLDYRSMTNKAAQESMTRLSDSIFQTLFVSMNFGGSEQVHKALEDAKNKNIVDQLDLHVSKEIIEIFRPTDRFNPPPEIASVFESGADVFQQVENAGTVKRGARYIKPFVAENECVQCHVNIKIGDVLGVMDLTLSQDQYDQISRESIQKVVLVILGLIVVCGIIMNFVSTNLIFSPLYELRDAVKRLASTAGDPDVRLQERGYNEFGEVSHHFNRFIDKVYVINRRLATEQKKTQKLLEEREIEFQRRVEEVRKSDREQRRYVEIVDSNVIISRTDLNGVINSVSEAFCRISGYAKDELINMPHNIVRHPTTPDQTFAELWHTIKAGAVWQGEIKNRRKDGAAYWVRIVISPLFDDDNEMKGYVAVCLDITAQKELEALMVKPTDQDTEATTATTTAKKTFRFE, encoded by the coding sequence ATGAAACAAATAGGCTTTTTCGGAAAGATCCGTAATCGCTTTATCCTATCGTTCTCGGTCATAGTCGTTATTTTAACGACCGTCATTATCGGGCTTTTGTGGCTTGACTACAGAAGCATGACAAACAAAGCCGCGCAAGAGTCGATGACCCGTCTTAGCGATTCGATATTCCAGACGCTGTTTGTCTCGATGAACTTCGGGGGAAGCGAGCAGGTGCATAAAGCGCTTGAAGACGCGAAAAATAAAAACATCGTCGATCAGCTCGATCTGCACGTCTCAAAAGAGATCATTGAAATCTTCCGTCCAACCGATCGCTTTAACCCGCCGCCAGAAATAGCCAGCGTGTTTGAATCGGGCGCGGACGTTTTCCAGCAAGTCGAAAACGCGGGAACGGTTAAACGCGGCGCGCGCTACATCAAGCCTTTTGTGGCTGAAAACGAGTGCGTGCAGTGTCATGTGAACATCAAGATTGGCGACGTGCTGGGCGTTATGGACCTGACGCTCTCGCAAGATCAATACGATCAAATATCTAGAGAGTCGATTCAAAAAGTAGTGTTGGTGATACTAGGTTTGATCGTGGTTTGCGGTATTATTATGAACTTCGTTTCCACCAATCTGATATTCTCGCCGCTTTACGAGTTGCGCGACGCGGTTAAGAGACTCGCTTCCACCGCGGGCGACCCCGACGTTAGATTGCAAGAGCGCGGTTATAACGAGTTTGGCGAAGTCTCTCACCACTTCAACCGCTTTATAGACAAAGTGTATGTGATTAATCGCCGTCTGGCTACCGAGCAGAAGAAAACGCAAAAACTGCTGGAAGAACGCGAAATCGAGTTCCAACGCCGCGTGGAAGAGGTTCGCAAGTCCGATCGCGAGCAACGCCGCTACGTGGAAATTGTGGATAGCAACGTGATCATCTCCCGCACCGATCTTAACGGCGTGATTAACTCCGTCAGCGAAGCGTTCTGCCGCATCTCCGGCTACGCCAAAGACGAGCTGATCAATATGCCGCACAATATCGTGCGCCACCCGACCACTCCGGATCAGACGTTTGCCGAGCTATGGCATACGATCAAAGCCGGCGCGGTTTGGCAAGGCGAGATCAAAAACCGCAGAAAAGACGGCGCGGCTTATTGGGTGCGCATAGTTATTTCGCCGCTCTTTGACGACGATAACGAAATGAAGGGCTATGTGGCGGTTTGCTTGGATATTACCGCTCAAAAAGAGCTTGAAGCTTTGATGGTTAAGCCTACGGACCAAGACACGGAAGCTACTACCGCTACGACGACGGCTAAAAAAACATTTCGTTTTGAGTAA